The following coding sequences are from one Dermacentor silvarum isolate Dsil-2018 chromosome 4, BIME_Dsil_1.4, whole genome shotgun sequence window:
- the LOC119449814 gene encoding damage-control phosphatase ARMT1, with protein MSSVSGAPSHGVPLGERKSDSVTLPPPLTAKDPACFAYKTVRERLAVILTKTMDTATNDAAAQMGPEAREETKLVVVRLSKLRDEITANKPLVALEDDFEDAAVWNAVLDKYTADGKGSPPRWYDAPWLYFETYFYRRIFGAFYMSAKLKDYDYFAKFKRDALDGAINAVCILVDSASSNAHRDAAPTALKQATRRLIEMSLWGNRCDLSLSCGADASSQANALQQTDGLRPFIISNHTDKLLEHICKLRERNLGGKPTRLHCVMDNSGYELSADLTLFDFLHVTGYVAGVTIHVKAIPYYVSDVMRRDLMWTLRKMQESEHESMRALGERCQRRICDGVWSVLDDIFWTQPLDYAHMATRRPELYKILQSADLVLFKGDVNYRKLVGDLEWDPSVPFQQALRGFEPTFLCTLRTIKSNTVAGVEKSVVCEVAQRSPDWMITGEYAVIQCAGTAPRS; from the exons ATGTCCAGTGTGTCGGGTGCCCCATCGCACGGGGTCCCACTCGGCGAGCGAAAGTCCGACTCGGTGACGCTACCGCCTCCGCTGACCGCCAAGGACCCCGCCTGTTTCGCTTACAAGACAGTGCGAGAGAGGCTGGCCGTCATCTTGACCAAAACCATGGACACCGCCACCAACGACGCGGCCGCGCAGATGGGACCCGAGGCGCGCGAGGAGACAAAGCTCGTCGTGGTACGCCTGTCCAAGTTGCGCGACGAGATCACCGCCAACAAGCCGCTGGTTGCCCTCGAGGACGACTTCGAGGATGCGGCAGTGTGGAACGCTGTGCTCGACAAGTATACGGCCGACGGCAAGGGCAGCCCGCCACGCTGGTACGATGCGCCGTGGCTGTACTTCGAGACCTACTTCTACAGGCGTATCTTCGGAGCGTTCTACATGTCTGCGAAGTTGAAGGATTATGATTACTTTGCCAAGTTCAAGCGGGATGCGCTGGATGGCGCGATCAATGCAGTGTGTATCCTGGTCGACTCTGCCAGCTCGAACGCGCACCGGGACGCTGCTCCGACGGCCCTCAAGCAGGCCACTCGCAG GTTGATTGAAATGTCTCTGTGGGGCAACCGATGTGACCTGTCTCTCTCATGTGGTGCCGACGCGTCAAGTCAAGCCAATGCTTTGCAACAGACTGACGGACTTCGGCCCTTCATCATTTCCAACCACACCGACAAGCTGCTGGAGCACATATGCAAGCTTCGCGAACGAAATCTCGGTGGCAAGCCGACGCGGCTGCACTGCGTGATGGACAACTCGGGCTACGAGCTGTCCGCGGACTTGACCCTCTTCGACTTCCTACACGTGACGGGCTACGTGGCCGGGGTGACGATCCACGTCAAAGCCATACCGTATTACGTGTCGGACGTGATGCGGCGCGACTTGATGTGGACTCTGCGGAAGATGCAAGAAAGCGAGCACGAGTCGATGCGAGCGCTTGGAGAGCGATGCCAGCGCCGAATCTGTGACGGTGTTTGGTCCGTGCTGGACGACATCTTTTGGACGCAGCCTCTCGACTACGCCCATATGGCGACGCGGCGACCCGAGCTGTACAAGATCCTGCAGTCGGCGGACTTGGTGTTATTCAAAGGGGACGTCAACTACCGTAAGCTAGTGGGAGACCTCGAGTGGGACCCGTCGGTTCCCTTCCAGCAGGCGCTCAGAGGCTTCGAACCGACATTCCTGTGCACCCTCCGCACCATTAAGTCGAACACTGTGGCGGGTGTAGAGAAATCTGTTGTCTGCGAGGTGGCGCAGCGATCGCCGGACTGGATGATTACGGGCGAGTACGCGGTGATACAGTGCGCGGGAACGGCACCTCGATCATAA